In Macadamia integrifolia cultivar HAES 741 chromosome 13, SCU_Mint_v3, whole genome shotgun sequence, one DNA window encodes the following:
- the LOC122059140 gene encoding uncharacterized protein LOC122059140, which produces MGGSRNGQFSIKSAYYLLSLQRKEEVAAISSSSYQSLRANIPNKIWNFIWNCHSLPKVRSFLWRACANGVASAEGLNRRQVPIDPSCLRCGATSESIDHVIYLCTFAKKENTPPSDVIQKAKSLYEEFCKATRPSTENACDDDHPPCTPINVPWSISHGEIKINSNASYVKETSVGALGFIFREHPNLPILAVSVPTRLSSITSGEAEAIKEGILNAISLGYFRLQVDSDNLEVIRCLLDPTRNAPLEILPTVEDIRFICSSPISCSFNYVPRAANGIVDSLARKGLSLQCMTVWPNSTPWLLQLCNDEAAVCNRNPIQ; this is translated from the exons ATGGGAGGCTCTCGTAACGGTCAGTTCTCGATTAAGTCTGCATACTATCTCTTATCCctccaaagaaaagaagaagtggCCGCTATAAGTTCATCTTCTTATCAATCATTGAGAGCAAATATTCCTAACAAGAtctggaattttatttggaattGCCATTCACTTCCAAAAGTTCGCTCCTTCCTTTGGCGTGCGTGTGCTAATGGTGTGGCTTCTGCTGAAGGGCTCAATCGTAGACAGGTTCCTATTGACCCATCTTGTCTAAGATGTGGTGCAACATCAGAATCAATTGACCATGTTATATATCTTTGCACTTTTGCCAAG AAAGAGAACACGCCCCCATCTGATGTAATTCAAAAAGCAAAGTCTCTATATGAAGAATTTTGCAAAGCAACTAGGCCCTCTACAGAGAATGCTTGTGATGATGACCATCCTCCTTGCACGCCTATTAATGTCCCTTGGTCTATTTCTCACGGAGAGATTAAAATAAACTCAAATGCTTCCTATGTGAAAGAAACCTCTGTTGGTGCCTTGGGATTTATCTTTCGTGAGCATCCTAATCTCCCTATTCTTGCTGTCTCTGTCCCGACTAGACTTTCTTCTATCACTAGTGGGGAGGCTGAAGCTATCAAAGAGGGAATCTTGAATGCCATCAGCTTGGGATACTTTAGACTTCAAGTGGATTCTGATAACTTAGAGGTGATCAGGTGCCTCTTAGATCCTACTAGAAATGCTCCATTGGAGATTCTTCCTACTGTTGAGGACATTAGATTCATTTGCTCTTCCCCAATTAGTTGTTCATTTAACTATGTTCCAAGGGCAGCTAATGGTATAGTTGATTCCCTTGCCAGGAAAGGCCTGTCCCTCCAATGTATGACAGTGTGGCCTAATTCCACTCCTTGGCTTTTACAACTTTGTAATGATGAAGCCGCAGTTTGTAACCGGAACCCTATTCAATAA
- the LOC122059138 gene encoding uncharacterized protein LOC122059138, translating into MRLALPSGVLNLLQLRHLMLSMNETKVPSGIGILTNLQTLTGLYLRLGITEELRSLTQLRKLELMDVSEEHANELSAPIMKMRGLVSLSLDSGDPSGEELLPTLEPFSPPQFIRELRLGGRLVDLPHWSGFFPYSVTTVLAYKGQKLILFLRNSAELFHRQGLLSLLNCSKLKYMKSDILLFFIKLHFQVNCRNYRNSDSLSMHKFAAILPGDSIAEIVATNGILNFLNIYNTLLIVRLVLTWFPNSPPAIVSPLSTLCDPYLNIFRGIIPPLGGTLDLSPILAFLVLNAFTSAAAALPAELPIKQESHEGVSSSNPRFSNFTTTQKKWMKRCLAKPR; encoded by the exons ATGAGGTTGGCATTGCCAAGTGGAGTTTTGAATCTTCTACAGTTGAGGCACCTTATGCTGTCGATGAATGAAACAAAAGTCCCCTCAGGTATAGGCATATTAACAAACCTTCAAACTTTAACTGGTTTATACCTGAGACTTGGTATCACCGAAGAATTAAGGAGTTTGACTCAACTGAGGAAGCTGGAATTGATGGATGTATCTGAAGAACATGCCAATGAGCTCTCTGCTCCTATTATGAAGATGAGAGGACTTGTGTCTTTATCTCTTGATTCAGGAGATCCTTCTGGCGAAGAACTATTGCCCACATTGGAGCCATTTTCACCACCACAGTTTATCAGAGAACTTAGACTAGGTGGTCGTCTAGTGGATCTCCCTCACTGG TCTGGTTTCTTTCCTTATTCTGTGACTACTGTGCTGGCTTATAAAGGGCAGAAACTGATTCTGTTTCTCAGAAATTCTGCAGAATTGTTCCACAG acAAGGTCTTCTTTCACTTCTTAACTGTTCAAAGTTAAAATACATGAAGAGTGATATACTTTTATTCTTCATTAAATTACACTTTCAGGTTAATTGCAGAAATTATAGGAATTCAGACTCCCTGTCCATGCACAAGTTTGCAGCCATTTTACCTGGTGATTCAATTGCAGAGATTGTAGCGACTAACGGTATCCTGAACTTCTTGAACATCTATAACACACTGCTAATTGTCAGGCTTGTTTTGACCTGGTTTCCTAACTCTCCTCCGGCCATTGTTAGCCCACTCAG CACTTTGTGTGATCCTTACTTGAACATCTTCCGTGGGATTATCCCACCTCTTGGAGGGACGTTAGATCTGTCTCCAATACTAGCATTTCTGGTCCTGAATGCCTTTACCAGTGCTGCGGCTGCTCTTCCTGCTGAATTACCCATTAAACAAGAATCTCATGAAGGTGTTTCTTCATCAAATCCAAGGTTTTCCAATTTTACTACAACACAGAAGAAGTGGATGAAAAGGTGCTTGGCAAAACCACGATGA
- the LOC122059583 gene encoding uncharacterized protein LOC122059583, with protein sequence MSTGMGFRSPDFLPFSSYGYGSHSQPRSVYVSPAMKFNPSSPRTKKETQSVEVPTTSSPQVEPSKPSNLRFDRLQHLNQEVNKVKVMDFGRFVTRAALLDEEYWTSAWLRAECQWEDQPNGRYVNSYKRKFAEQEFNALKRRCNGQYVEKCTCIVVVKKAEKNQQCTILKSVVGTLDLSIQHLLQGEEYPGEFMKAPIFHCFNRTRPRMYGYLANLCVAKSARRRGIASKMLQFAIESAKSDGVEQVFVHVHKDNKPANELYQKMGFQRVETATPHSLEKQNYLLCLKTKHL encoded by the exons ATGTCGACGGGGATGGGTTTTCGCAGTCCTGATTTCTTGCCATTTTCCAGCTATGGTTATGGAAGTCACTCTCAGCCTCGCAGTGTTTATGTCTCTCCAGCCAT GAAATTCAATCCATCTTCTCCACGGACAAAGAAGGAAACACAGTCTGTGGAGGTTCCAACAACATCTAGTCCTCAAGTTGAGCCTTCAAAACCATCAAATCTTCGGTTTGATCGGCTGCAACATTTGAATCAAGAGGTTAATAAAGTGAAGGTAATGGATTTTGGACGATTCGTGACCCGGGCGGCATTACTTGATGAAGAGTATTGG ACATCGGCATGGTTGAGAGCAGAATGTCAATGGGAGGATCAACCAAATGGACG CTATGTCAATAGCTACAAAAGAAAATTTGCAGAGCAG GaatttaatgcattaaaaagGAGATGCAATGGTCAGTATGTAGAAAAATGCACCTGCATCGTCGTG GTAAAAAAGGCAGAGAAGAATCAGCAATGTACCATACTGAAGAGTGTGGTTGGAACTCTGGATTTAAGCATCCAACACCTGTTACAAGGAGAGGAGTATCCTGGG GAATTCATGAAGGCTCCAATCTTTCACTGCTTCAACCGAACAAGACCACGCATGTACGGCTATTTAGCAAACTTATGTGTTGCCAAAAGCGCACGTCGCCGGGGCATTGCAAGCAAAATGTTGCAGTTTGCTATTGAATCTGCTAAATCAGATG GTGTGGAGCAAGTGTTTGTGCATGTTCACAAGGATAACAAGCCAGCAAATGAGCTGTACCAGAAGATGGGTTTCCAG AGAGTCGAAACGGCAACCCCTCATTCATTAGAAAAACAGAATTACTTGCTTTGTTTAAAGACAAAGCATTTGTGA